One Actinomadura viridis genomic region harbors:
- a CDS encoding CDP-alcohol phosphatidyltransferase family protein: MPGPGDDQRPSRRSARVADVRRYGQPPGLKDRRNEEHWAGRLYMRDLSPYFAWLAMRLGFSPNQLTYMMMACGVAAGVVVSLPVSGTGALWTALGGAVLIQVYLLLDCVDGEVARYLRQTSVAGVFLDRIGHYLSEVSLLIGLGFAAQGGWSNGGYAELGLVAALGAALIKAETDNVVVARAKSGLPADPSGGDRALRPRSTGIALARQAASMLRFHRIIGAVELSLLILAAAALDVVLGTSTPAAIRVLTVAVAVVAVVQTLLHLVSILASRRLK, encoded by the coding sequence ATGCCCGGTCCGGGCGACGACCAGCGGCCGTCCCGGCGGTCGGCGCGGGTCGCCGACGTCCGGCGGTACGGCCAGCCCCCCGGCCTGAAGGACCGGCGCAACGAGGAGCACTGGGCGGGCCGCCTCTACATGCGGGACCTGTCCCCGTACTTCGCCTGGCTGGCCATGCGGCTCGGTTTCAGCCCCAACCAGCTCACCTACATGATGATGGCGTGCGGCGTGGCCGCCGGCGTCGTGGTGTCGCTGCCGGTCTCGGGCACGGGCGCGCTGTGGACGGCGCTGGGCGGGGCCGTGCTGATCCAGGTCTACCTGCTGCTGGACTGCGTGGACGGCGAGGTCGCCCGCTACCTGCGCCAGACCTCGGTGGCCGGGGTCTTCCTGGACCGGATCGGGCACTACCTCTCCGAGGTCTCGCTGCTGATCGGCCTCGGCTTCGCCGCGCAGGGCGGCTGGTCCAACGGCGGCTACGCCGAGCTGGGCCTGGTCGCGGCGCTGGGCGCGGCGCTGATCAAGGCGGAGACCGACAACGTGGTGGTGGCGCGGGCCAAGTCGGGCCTGCCCGCCGACCCGAGCGGCGGCGACCGGGCGCTGCGGCCCCGGTCGACCGGTATCGCGCTGGCCCGGCAGGCGGCGTCCATGCTGCGCTTCCACCGCATCATCGGCGCGGTGGAGCTGTCCCTGCTGATCCTTGCCGCCGCCGCCCTGGACGTCGTCCTGGGCACCTCGACCCCCGCCGCCATCCGTGTCCTGACGGTCGCGGTCGCGGTCGTGGCGGTCGTGCAGACCCTGCTGCACCTGGTGAGCATTCTCGCCTCGCGGAGGCTGAAGTAG
- a CDS encoding glycosyltransferase family 2 protein, whose amino-acid sequence MKLSVVVLTMGNRPEELARAVRSALEQEHVDVEVVLVGNGADPVGDQAGRAPFDDERVKTIRLPRNVGIPAGRNRGVEASCGEVILFLDDDGWYRSTRLGAHLRDRFAADPELGVVSFRVRDPEGGRGERRHVPRLRAGDPERSSDVTTFLGGACAIRRAAFDAGGGLPEDFFYAHEETDLAWQVLNAGYRIVYDASAVMFHPAVLPTRHDMFYRYNARNRVWLARRNLPWPIALTYLGVWVAMTVLRERRPSALKPWFKGFFEGWRKPAGRRRPISWRTAWRMTRTGRPPII is encoded by the coding sequence ATGAAACTGTCGGTCGTCGTGCTCACGATGGGGAACCGGCCCGAGGAGCTGGCCCGTGCCGTGCGCAGTGCTCTCGAACAGGAGCACGTCGACGTGGAGGTGGTGCTCGTCGGCAACGGCGCGGACCCGGTGGGCGACCAGGCCGGCCGGGCGCCGTTCGACGACGAGCGGGTCAAGACGATCCGGCTGCCGCGCAACGTCGGCATCCCCGCGGGCCGCAACCGCGGGGTCGAGGCGTCCTGCGGCGAGGTGATCCTCTTCCTGGACGATGACGGCTGGTACCGCTCCACCCGTCTCGGCGCGCACCTGCGGGACCGGTTCGCCGCCGATCCGGAGCTGGGCGTCGTCTCGTTCCGGGTCCGCGACCCGGAGGGCGGGCGCGGTGAGCGCCGGCACGTGCCGCGGCTGCGGGCGGGCGACCCCGAGCGGTCCTCGGACGTCACCACGTTCCTGGGCGGGGCGTGCGCGATCCGGCGGGCCGCGTTCGACGCCGGTGGCGGGCTGCCGGAGGACTTCTTCTACGCGCACGAGGAGACCGATCTGGCCTGGCAGGTGCTCAACGCCGGCTACCGGATCGTGTACGACGCCTCGGCGGTGATGTTCCACCCGGCGGTGCTGCCCACGCGGCACGACATGTTCTACCGCTACAACGCCCGCAACCGGGTGTGGCTGGCGCGCCGCAACCTGCCCTGGCCGATCGCGCTGACCTACCTGGGCGTGTGGGTCGCGATGACCGTGCTGCGGGAGCGCAGGCCGAGCGCGCTCAAGCCGTGGTTCAAGGGGTTCTTCGAAGGATGGCGCAAGCCCGCCGGCCGGCGCCGTCCCATCTCGTGGCGGACGGCCTGGCGCATGACCCGCACCGGCCGCCCACCGATCATCTAA
- a CDS encoding MBL fold metallo-hydrolase: protein MDVIQLLPEFHFLRFPIGHAYLWKGTDGLTLIDSGVPGSAPAIATAIRELGHRPADLRRLILTHFHEDHVGSAADIAGWGEVEVLAHRADAPFIRGEAPGPAPVLAAWERPIFENVMARKGDAVPEPVRVDRELEDGDLIDLGGIEAVAVTAPGHTPGSVTVHIPDARVLVTGDTVARAPDGGDVILGVFNVDTAQAVESFGRLAELDTEIACFGHGEPSTRDARAELRAAVEQLAGRS, encoded by the coding sequence ATGGACGTCATCCAGCTACTCCCGGAGTTCCACTTCCTGCGTTTCCCCATCGGCCACGCCTACCTCTGGAAGGGCACCGACGGGCTCACCCTGATCGACTCCGGCGTTCCCGGTTCGGCCCCGGCCATCGCGACGGCGATCCGGGAACTGGGACACCGGCCCGCCGACCTGCGCCGGCTGATCCTCACCCACTTCCACGAGGACCATGTCGGCTCCGCGGCCGACATCGCCGGCTGGGGCGAGGTGGAGGTGCTCGCCCACCGCGCCGACGCCCCGTTCATCCGCGGCGAGGCCCCCGGGCCCGCGCCGGTCCTGGCCGCCTGGGAACGGCCGATCTTCGAGAACGTCATGGCGCGGAAGGGCGACGCGGTCCCCGAGCCGGTACGGGTGGACCGCGAGCTGGAGGACGGCGACCTGATCGACCTCGGAGGCATCGAGGCCGTGGCGGTGACCGCGCCCGGTCACACGCCGGGCAGCGTCACCGTCCACATCCCCGACGCCCGCGTGCTCGTCACCGGCGACACCGTCGCCCGCGCCCCCGACGGCGGCGACGTCATCCTCGGCGTCTTCAACGTGGACACCGCCCAGGCCGTCGAGTCGTTCGGGCGGCTGGCGGAGCTGGACACCGAGATCGCCTGCTTCGGCCACGGCGAGCCGTCCACCCGCGACGCCCGCGCCGAGCTCCGGGCGGCCGTGGAGCAGCTGGCCGGCCGGAGCTGA
- a CDS encoding HelD family protein, which yields MSSQVKGRTATVKDREIASEQRYVDLAYARLEEMRAEAQAMIREGYRQSLAGTKSSLVDRDAMVHQAAMRAKALDVADDGLVFGRLDLAPGTAAPGTSAPETAATPSTRGEVRYIGRIGVRTPDHDSLVIDWRAPAAEDFYRATPEDPRGVIRRRVLHSRGHTVVDLEDDLLDPSAADDLTVIGDGAFLASLARTREGAMRDIVATIQREQDEVIRAPADGTVLVRGAPGTGKTAVALHRVAYLLFRHRRRFGSRGVLVVGPNRRFTAYIERVLPSLGEGSATLRSLGDLVDGVAGTVHDSPELARLKGAEAMTRVLRRAVTDQAPGAPDELRVVHKGVVVRLDRARLDKIRNEVHRRSRGSVNTARARAAEALLDALWAAFSDLGGPEAAAASAEGDLGLWNALLAADGLEALDDSGGTGGAAPAAGGSNGGGDAMRAGFLARVREQREFTDFLVSWWPIRRPLDVLRSLGDAGRLRRAAGRDLDRDAVRLLADAWSRALSSDASPSGTSPSGTPVLSYQDIALLDEIDALLGPPPRPSRRRRAAAEDDPFVVDGVNILTGEEAADETWQPEMQELTSSIERLERSRRVDDGVVEERPEYAHIVVDEAQDLSPMQWRMLGRRGRQASWTVVEDPAQSAWEDLGSAREAMEQALGGTGGGGSRNGRSRRGGRSRKPSPRRARHEYELTTNYRNSTEIAAVASRVLALALPGARPARAVRESGIDPVVRVLPERDHEEAARAAVTELLERVEGTIGLIVPIGDPAVRERLAAGFPERVQVLDVLEAKGLEFDAAVIVAPETVAAQSPRGLRVLYVAVSRATQHLTVLTADPGWHDTLTAG from the coding sequence ATGTCGTCCCAGGTGAAGGGTCGGACGGCCACGGTCAAGGATCGCGAGATCGCCTCCGAGCAGCGCTATGTCGACCTGGCGTACGCGCGGCTGGAGGAGATGCGCGCCGAGGCCCAGGCCATGATCCGTGAGGGCTACCGGCAGTCGCTGGCCGGCACCAAGAGCTCGCTGGTGGACCGGGACGCGATGGTGCACCAGGCGGCGATGCGCGCCAAGGCGCTGGACGTCGCCGACGACGGGCTGGTCTTCGGCCGCCTCGACCTGGCCCCCGGCACGGCCGCCCCGGGCACGTCGGCCCCGGAGACGGCCGCCACCCCCTCCACCCGCGGCGAGGTCCGCTACATCGGCCGGATCGGGGTCCGCACCCCCGACCACGACTCCCTCGTGATCGACTGGCGCGCCCCGGCCGCCGAGGACTTCTACCGCGCCACCCCGGAGGACCCGCGCGGCGTGATCCGCCGCCGGGTGCTGCACTCGCGCGGGCACACGGTGGTGGACCTGGAGGACGACCTGCTCGACCCGTCCGCCGCCGACGACCTGACGGTGATCGGGGACGGCGCGTTCCTGGCCTCCCTGGCCCGCACCCGCGAGGGCGCGATGCGCGACATCGTGGCCACCATCCAGCGGGAGCAGGACGAGGTCATCCGCGCCCCGGCCGACGGCACCGTCCTGGTCCGCGGCGCCCCCGGCACCGGCAAGACCGCGGTCGCCCTGCACCGGGTCGCCTACCTGCTGTTCCGCCACCGGCGCCGGTTCGGGTCGCGCGGGGTGCTGGTCGTGGGGCCCAACCGCCGCTTCACCGCCTACATCGAACGTGTCCTTCCCTCGCTGGGCGAGGGCTCGGCGACGCTGCGTTCCCTGGGCGACCTGGTGGACGGCGTGGCGGGCACCGTCCACGACTCCCCCGAACTGGCCCGGCTCAAGGGCGCCGAGGCGATGACGCGGGTGCTGCGGCGCGCCGTCACCGACCAGGCCCCCGGCGCGCCCGACGAGCTGCGCGTCGTCCACAAGGGCGTGGTGGTACGGCTCGACCGCGCCCGCCTCGACAAGATCCGCAACGAGGTGCACCGGCGCAGCCGGGGCAGCGTCAACACCGCCCGCGCCCGCGCCGCCGAGGCCCTGCTGGACGCCCTGTGGGCGGCGTTCAGCGACCTGGGCGGCCCCGAGGCCGCGGCGGCCTCGGCCGAGGGCGACCTCGGCCTCTGGAACGCGCTGCTGGCGGCCGACGGCCTGGAGGCCCTCGACGACTCCGGCGGCACGGGCGGCGCGGCCCCCGCGGCCGGCGGCTCCAACGGGGGCGGGGACGCGATGCGCGCCGGGTTCCTCGCCCGGGTGCGCGAGCAGCGCGAGTTCACCGACTTCCTGGTCTCCTGGTGGCCGATCCGCCGCCCGCTGGACGTGCTGCGCTCGCTCGGCGACGCCGGCCGGCTGCGCCGCGCCGCGGGCCGCGACCTCGACCGCGACGCCGTCCGCCTGCTGGCGGACGCCTGGTCCCGGGCGCTGTCCTCCGACGCCTCCCCGTCCGGCACGTCCCCCTCCGGCACCCCGGTGCTGAGCTACCAGGACATCGCCCTGCTCGACGAGATCGACGCGCTGCTCGGCCCGCCGCCCCGGCCCTCCCGGCGCCGCCGCGCCGCCGCCGAGGACGACCCGTTCGTCGTGGACGGCGTCAACATCCTCACCGGCGAGGAGGCCGCGGACGAGACCTGGCAGCCGGAGATGCAGGAGCTGACCTCCTCCATCGAACGGCTGGAACGCTCGCGCCGCGTCGACGACGGCGTGGTCGAGGAGCGCCCCGAGTACGCCCACATCGTCGTGGACGAGGCCCAGGACCTGTCCCCGATGCAGTGGCGGATGCTCGGCCGCCGGGGCCGCCAGGCCAGCTGGACGGTCGTGGAGGACCCCGCCCAGAGCGCCTGGGAGGACCTGGGCTCGGCCCGCGAGGCGATGGAGCAGGCCCTCGGCGGCACGGGCGGCGGGGGCTCCCGGAACGGCCGGTCCCGGCGCGGCGGCCGGAGCCGCAAGCCGTCCCCGCGCCGCGCCCGGCACGAGTACGAGCTCACCACCAACTACCGCAACTCCACCGAGATCGCCGCCGTGGCGTCCCGGGTGCTGGCCCTGGCCCTGCCCGGCGCCCGCCCGGCCCGCGCCGTCCGCGAGTCCGGCATCGACCCGGTCGTGCGGGTCCTCCCGGAACGGGACCACGAGGAGGCCGCCCGCGCCGCGGTGACGGAGCTCCTGGAGCGGGTGGAGGGCACGATCGGCCTGATCGTCCCGATCGGCGACCCGGCCGTCCGCGAGCGCCTGGCCGCGGGGTTCCCCGAGCGCGTCCAGGTGCTGGACGTCCTGGAGGCCAAGGGCCTGGAGTTCGACGCGGCGGTGATCGTGGCGCCCGAGACGGTGGCGGCCCAGTCCCCCCGCGGGCTGCGCGTGCTGTACGTCGCCGTCTCCCGGGCCACCCAGCACCTGACCGTGCTCACCGCCGACCCCGGCTGGCACGACACCCTTACCGCCGGCTGA
- a CDS encoding SDR family NAD(P)-dependent oxidoreductase gives MTRTALVTGAASGLGRLAAQRLAAAGWDVVAVDRDEDGLAATALRSPNTRARVCDVADAAAVASVAAETGPVHRVVHAAAVSPLVPALEQPLDEVERVLRIDFLGTVNVVRATLPGMLERDRGELVLFSSLASWMHAAGSSAYAAAKAAINAYAETLRLEHRRSAVRIRVVCPRQVDTPAFRAALAANPGLTGGLKPLAPGAVLDAVDRSLAARDGLYVFPDALTRTLVRVKRHAPGLAARLLEKVAAAD, from the coding sequence GTGACGAGGACGGCCCTGGTCACCGGGGCGGCGAGCGGGCTGGGCCGGCTGGCCGCGCAACGGCTGGCCGCCGCCGGCTGGGACGTGGTGGCGGTGGACCGCGACGAGGACGGCCTCGCCGCGACCGCGCTGCGCTCCCCCAACACCCGCGCGCGCGTCTGCGACGTCGCCGACGCCGCGGCCGTCGCGAGCGTGGCGGCGGAGACCGGCCCCGTGCACCGGGTGGTGCACGCCGCCGCGGTCTCCCCGCTCGTCCCCGCGCTGGAGCAGCCCCTCGACGAGGTCGAACGGGTCCTGCGGATCGACTTCCTGGGCACGGTGAACGTCGTCCGGGCCACGCTTCCGGGGATGCTGGAACGCGACCGGGGCGAGCTGGTCCTGTTCTCCTCGCTGGCCTCCTGGATGCACGCCGCCGGATCCTCGGCGTACGCCGCGGCGAAGGCGGCGATCAACGCCTACGCCGAGACGCTCCGGCTGGAGCACCGCCGCAGCGCCGTCCGGATCCGGGTCGTCTGCCCCCGCCAGGTCGACACGCCCGCCTTCCGCGCCGCCCTGGCCGCGAACCCGGGCCTCACCGGCGGCCTGAAGCCCCTGGCGCCCGGAGCGGTGCTGGACGCCGTCGACCGCTCCCTGGCGGCACGGGACGGGCTGTACGTCTTCCCGGACGCGCTGACCCGGACGCTGGTGCGCGTCAAGCGGCACGCGCCCGGCCTCGCCGCCCGCCTGCTCGAAAAGGTGGCCGCCGCCGACTGA
- a CDS encoding acetoacetate decarboxylase family protein has product MTPGTREHLIQGERVALPVRIRDAAVASAMFAVPAAPARALIAYSGLDVAEPYPGRAICSLACVRYADGDLGPYHEFAVAFLVRPPGSGPPGHPPGGGVLRGLGALRGAGGLQGLGAFIHWLPVNQEFTLEAGRSIWGFPKELADIPMDLAARTKRCAVRFGGRTAIELSVAPGLPVPSGRAAPEVTAYACLDGVTRRIPWTLEASGVRMRPGGARVTLGDHRVADELREIGLDRARALSGATVAHLAMTFGGAEEVGP; this is encoded by the coding sequence GTGACACCAGGGACTCGGGAGCATCTGATCCAGGGCGAGCGGGTCGCCCTGCCCGTGCGGATCCGGGACGCCGCCGTGGCGTCGGCGATGTTCGCGGTGCCGGCGGCCCCGGCGCGTGCGCTGATCGCCTACTCCGGCCTGGACGTCGCCGAGCCGTACCCCGGCCGGGCGATCTGCTCGCTGGCCTGCGTCCGCTACGCCGACGGCGATCTCGGCCCGTACCACGAGTTCGCCGTCGCCTTCCTCGTCCGGCCGCCCGGATCCGGCCCGCCCGGCCACCCCCCGGGCGGCGGCGTCCTCCGTGGCCTGGGCGCGCTCCGCGGGGCGGGCGGCCTCCAGGGACTCGGCGCGTTCATCCACTGGCTCCCGGTCAACCAGGAGTTCACGCTGGAGGCGGGCCGATCGATCTGGGGATTCCCCAAGGAGCTCGCCGACATCCCCATGGACCTGGCCGCCCGCACCAAACGCTGCGCCGTCCGGTTCGGGGGCCGTACCGCGATCGAGCTGTCGGTGGCGCCCGGCCTCCCCGTCCCGTCCGGACGGGCCGCGCCCGAGGTCACCGCCTACGCCTGCCTGGACGGGGTGACCCGCCGCATCCCCTGGACGCTGGAGGCGTCCGGTGTCCGGATGCGGCCCGGCGGCGCCCGGGTCACGCTGGGCGACCACCGGGTCGCCGACGAGCTGCGCGAGATCGGCCTCGACCGCGCCCGCGCGCTGAGCGGCGCCACGGTCGCCCACCTGGCGATGACGTTCGGCGGCGCCGAGGAGGTGGGACCGTGA
- a CDS encoding SRPBCC family protein, producing MREDPGMEREWVAEESIVVDAAPDAVYAAVSDPRRMPDWSPELFAVWVRGRGRPAGPGTSFTGFNRIGWRVWFTGARVTAAVPGETFAFRVSSFRMPVALWGYRIEDVGDGSGPARTRVTEYWQDLRRDNRGAGLVSLLGRVFTGVPAERRAEVNRAGMRATLERIKAAVEGPGVTAK from the coding sequence ATGCGGGAGGATCCGGGCATGGAACGCGAATGGGTGGCCGAGGAGAGCATCGTGGTCGACGCGGCTCCGGACGCCGTGTACGCGGCGGTGTCCGATCCGCGCCGGATGCCGGACTGGAGTCCCGAGCTGTTCGCGGTGTGGGTCCGCGGCCGGGGCCGTCCGGCGGGGCCGGGCACCTCGTTCACCGGCTTCAACCGGATCGGGTGGCGGGTGTGGTTCACCGGCGCTCGGGTGACCGCGGCCGTCCCCGGCGAGACCTTCGCGTTCCGGGTGTCGAGCTTCCGGATGCCGGTCGCGCTGTGGGGCTACCGGATCGAGGACGTCGGCGACGGCTCCGGCCCCGCGCGCACCCGGGTCACCGAGTACTGGCAGGACCTGCGCCGCGACAACCGCGGAGCCGGCCTGGTGTCGCTGCTGGGCAGGGTCTTCACCGGGGTGCCCGCCGAACGCCGCGCCGAGGTCAACCGGGCGGGGATGCGGGCCACGCTCGAACGGATCAAGGCCGCGGTGGAGGGCCCGGGCGTGACAGCGAAATGA
- a CDS encoding HD domain-containing protein, which produces MDDIFTAWRTWDEARADLEGREALDLPALERAVAAAREWHGEQRRPTGVPYVEHLLEALEVLVRGAGETGTEVLSAALLHDVVEDTGATVGDVEARFGPRVAELVDWVSKPPVAAGGRQAKRAAKAAYLRRLRDAPREAIVVKLADRVSNVQRLEQMPPDFQRRYYAETVTYILPLAEGHPWFAAWYEDWRRRYAHLR; this is translated from the coding sequence TTGGACGACATCTTCACCGCCTGGCGTACCTGGGACGAGGCCCGCGCGGACCTGGAGGGACGGGAGGCGCTCGACCTGCCGGCGCTGGAACGGGCCGTCGCCGCCGCCCGGGAATGGCACGGCGAGCAGCGGCGCCCCACGGGCGTCCCGTACGTCGAGCACCTCCTCGAAGCGCTGGAGGTACTGGTACGCGGCGCGGGCGAGACCGGCACCGAGGTGCTGTCGGCGGCGCTGCTGCACGACGTGGTCGAGGACACCGGGGCCACCGTCGGGGACGTGGAGGCGCGTTTCGGGCCCCGGGTCGCCGAGCTGGTGGACTGGGTCAGCAAGCCGCCGGTGGCGGCCGGGGGGCGGCAGGCCAAGCGCGCCGCCAAGGCCGCGTACCTGCGGCGGCTGCGGGACGCGCCGCGCGAGGCGATCGTGGTCAAGCTGGCCGACCGGGTGAGCAACGTGCAGCGCCTCGAACAGATGCCCCCCGACTTCCAGCGCCGCTACTACGCCGAGACGGTGACCTACATCCTCCCCCTCGCCGAGGGCCACCCGTGGTTCGCGGCCTGGTACGAGGACTGGCGGCGCCGCTACGCCCACCTGCGCTGA
- a CDS encoding PQQ-binding-like beta-propeller repeat protein, translating to MAPEAEDGGGTVVGGGRERAPGRAPRAPGRGRLVLAVLSVGVAVTVVVVLVSRAVVRAEWWQVRHTVTTAPVAPLADLGPPSGPLAVSWQRSAQVRRGPLTGYGGVAFAVAQGQAVTASGRGLEVRDARTGAARWSYRRVGWTMLGWSATRSRLVGYFERDGDRGERQMIGFDALSGGVLWRRAGERPAAATRKTLRWPGGSGMVLTTGKDRTTVDGRSADDGSRRWTQRLPAGCRLFEDAAHPSDGVEALSVLALDCDGRSRLLALEPSGGRVRWMRSLGSAEAPDVQVLDGITLASDGTALRVFGPDGVQTAAWNGDELCGDAMCPAALAGGRLLVVRRPDGAGGGKSRMDAVQVSSGRTEWSREVPAYAALAQAGGRVYALRPKLDERLLPAGVDVVDPGGGRATTVPVPFAMDPALSGVRPWLEAAGGLLYVAVPEAAPRPTGSARLVALRGGPGGPGPAELGGAVAADWPDACGLLKESDLAAARLEGRFTTRPGRAALGGVRLPHPVTCAYDMKGGRPGRPPAPDGSPDPTGRPGREGSTEPSPGAEPSRSSEPSRSSDEPSGSSGGPEGRDGERTPDPSPSPSRDARDDSRWGERGPTVTVKWVAPSAPAASALLQTLQATQSQTRRRTDIGADEAFEIGPTPGTIAFRVDRYIVMVEASSPPGVAARLARAVSARLPTAR from the coding sequence ATGGCGCCGGAGGCGGAGGACGGAGGCGGCACGGTCGTGGGCGGCGGTCGGGAGCGGGCCCCGGGCCGGGCACCCCGCGCGCCCGGCAGGGGGCGGCTGGTGCTCGCGGTCCTGTCGGTGGGCGTGGCCGTGACCGTGGTCGTGGTGCTGGTGAGCCGCGCCGTGGTGCGGGCCGAGTGGTGGCAGGTCCGGCACACCGTCACCACCGCCCCGGTCGCCCCGCTGGCCGATCTGGGGCCGCCGTCCGGGCCGCTGGCCGTCAGCTGGCAGCGCTCGGCCCAGGTGCGCCGCGGCCCCCTCACCGGGTACGGCGGCGTCGCCTTCGCGGTGGCCCAGGGCCAGGCGGTGACCGCCTCGGGCCGGGGGCTGGAGGTGCGGGACGCCCGTACCGGCGCCGCCCGCTGGAGCTACCGCCGCGTCGGCTGGACCATGCTCGGCTGGTCGGCCACCCGGTCCCGGCTCGTCGGCTACTTCGAGCGCGACGGCGACCGCGGCGAACGGCAGATGATCGGGTTCGACGCGCTGTCCGGCGGGGTGCTGTGGCGGCGGGCGGGTGAGCGGCCCGCGGCGGCCACCCGCAAGACGCTGCGCTGGCCGGGCGGCTCCGGCATGGTGCTCACCACCGGCAAGGACCGCACGACGGTGGACGGGCGGTCGGCCGACGACGGGTCGAGACGCTGGACCCAGCGGCTGCCCGCCGGCTGCCGCCTGTTCGAGGACGCCGCGCACCCGTCCGACGGTGTGGAGGCCCTGTCGGTGCTCGCGCTGGACTGCGACGGCCGCAGCCGGCTGCTGGCGCTGGAGCCGTCCGGGGGCCGGGTGCGGTGGATGCGCTCGCTCGGCTCCGCGGAGGCCCCCGACGTCCAGGTGCTCGACGGGATCACGCTGGCCTCCGACGGCACGGCGCTGCGGGTGTTCGGCCCGGACGGCGTCCAGACCGCCGCCTGGAACGGCGACGAGCTCTGCGGCGACGCCATGTGCCCGGCCGCCCTCGCCGGCGGGCGCCTCCTGGTCGTGCGGCGCCCCGATGGCGCGGGCGGCGGGAAGAGCCGCATGGACGCGGTCCAGGTCTCCTCCGGCCGCACGGAGTGGAGCCGCGAGGTGCCCGCGTACGCGGCGCTCGCCCAGGCCGGGGGCAGGGTCTACGCGCTGCGGCCCAAGCTCGACGAGCGGCTGCTGCCCGCGGGGGTGGACGTGGTCGATCCCGGCGGCGGGCGGGCCACGACGGTGCCGGTCCCGTTCGCCATGGACCCGGCCCTGAGCGGGGTGCGCCCGTGGCTGGAGGCGGCGGGCGGGCTGCTGTACGTGGCCGTTCCGGAGGCGGCGCCGCGGCCGACCGGCTCGGCCAGGCTGGTGGCGCTGCGCGGCGGGCCCGGCGGGCCGGGGCCGGCCGAGCTCGGCGGGGCCGTGGCGGCGGACTGGCCGGACGCCTGCGGGCTGCTGAAGGAGAGCGATCTCGCCGCCGCCCGCCTGGAGGGGAGATTCACGACCAGGCCGGGCCGCGCCGCGCTCGGCGGCGTCCGGCTGCCGCACCCGGTGACCTGCGCCTACGACATGAAGGGCGGCAGGCCGGGCCGGCCCCCCGCCCCGGACGGCTCGCCCGACCCCACCGGCCGCCCCGGCCGGGAGGGGAGCACGGAGCCGTCCCCGGGAGCCGAGCCGTCCCGGTCGTCCGAGCCGTCCCGGTCGTCCGACGAGCCGTCCGGGTCGTCCGGGGGCCCGGAGGGGCGGGACGGCGAGCGGACGCCCGACCCCTCGCCCTCGCCCTCGCGCGACGCGCGGGACGACTCCCGCTGGGGCGAGCGCGGCCCCACGGTGACGGTGAAGTGGGTGGCGCCGAGCGCCCCGGCCGCCTCCGCGCTGCTCCAGACGCTCCAGGCCACCCAGTCCCAGACGCGCCGCCGTACCGACATCGGCGCCGACGAGGCGTTCGAGATCGGCCCGACGCCGGGCACGATCGCGTTCCGGGTGGATCGCTACATCGTGATGGTCGAGGCCTCGTCGCCGCCCGGCGTTGCGGCCCGCCTGGCCCGCGCCGTCTCCGCACGCCTCCCGACCGCGCGTTGA